From a single Lolium rigidum isolate FL_2022 chromosome 7, APGP_CSIRO_Lrig_0.1, whole genome shotgun sequence genomic region:
- the LOC124675783 gene encoding glycerophosphodiester phosphodiesterase GDPDL4-like: MGSGRVCSAVASLLLLYHLAVAAAQGASSWKTLSGKAPAIIAKGGFSGLFPDSSEFAYQFAMIASSPDTVLYCDVRLTKDGLGVCLPDIKMDNCTNIADFYADGKKSYLVNGESMTGWFSVDYNGTELSQVSLKQAIYSRTFRFDPSFFPLLAVEDVASKFNPPGMWLNVQHDGFYSQFNMSMRRYIISVSKRVIVDYISSPEASFLTSLSGRISNTTKLLYRFLDETAIDPSTNLTYGSMLANLTLVKTFASGILVPKTFIWPVSPDNYLLPYTSIVDDAHKAGLEVYAADFANDLKLSYNYSYDPLAESLSFIDNGAFSVDGMLTDFPVTPSEAIGCFTNLNKSNTDHGKPLIISHNGASGDYPGCTDLAYQKAVDDGADVIDCPVQVTKDGIPVCMGSINLMDGTNVAKSSFASQIAVMKNIQSVLGVFTFNLTWDEIVKNLQPKISTPFSTFTLDRNPRYMNAGNFMRLSDFLNFSKDKDLSGIMISVEYAAFMAEELGFDMVDAVIKALDDSGYNNQTAQKVMIQSTNSSVLEKFKEQTKYDLVYMVNEDISGVASSSLDDIKTFANAVSVETGSVFPENHQFTTHSTDIVQSLQAAGLSVYAYTLMNEFVSQPYDFFSDPTAQINAYVRGMGVDGLITDYPATARRYKSNKCMNMGKKTPTFMSPARPGDLLQIISKPAQPPALAPMPLLTESDVSEPPLPAARLNNASTAPAPSFACKMQNPIPILVTLATLCASVLL, translated from the exons ATGGGGAGCGGACGTGTCTGCTCCGCCGTCGCGTCCCTCCTGCTACTCTATCATCTGGCCGTGGCCGCCGCGCAGGGCGCCTCTTCCTGGAAGACGCTTAGCG GCAAGGCGCCGGCGATCATAGCCAAGGGCGGATTCTCAGGCCTGTTCCCCGACTCCAGCGAGTTCGCCTATCAGTTCGCCATGATCGCTAGCTCGCCTGATACCGTCCTCTACTGCGATGTCCGGCTCACCAAGGatggcctcggcgtctgcctgCCGGACATCAAGATGGACAACTGCACCAACATTGCAGATTTCTATGCTGATGGTAAGAAGAGCTACCTTGTGAACGGCGAGTCGATGACGGGATGGTTCTCCGTCGACTACAATGGCACCGAGCTCTCGCAAGTGTCTT TGAAGCAGGCAATCTATTCTCGCACCTTCAGGTTTGATCCAAGCTTCTTTCCGTTGCTTGCTGTTGAAGATGTGGCATCCAAGTTCAACCCTCCTGGAATGTGGCTCAATGTCCAG CATGACGGTTTCTACAGCCAGTTCAACATGAGCATGAGGAGATACATCATTTCCGTATCGAAGCGTGTTATTGTTGACTATATCTCATCGCCCGAGGCGAGCTTCCTCACCAGCCTCAGCGGGAGGATTAGCAACACAACAAAGCTCCTGTACCGCTTTCTTGATGAGACCGCCATCGACCCATCTACGAACCTGACCTATGGTTCCATGCTGGCAAATCTTACATTAGTCAAGACGTTTGCATCTGGGATACTTGTTCCAAAGACGTTTATCTGGCCTGTTTCACCAGATAATTATCTGCTACCATACACTTCTATCGTCGATGATGCTCATAAAGCAGGCCTCGAAGTTTATGCTGCTGATTTTGCGAATGACCTGAAGCTCAGTTATAACTACAGTTATGATCCATTAGCAGAATCTCTCTCCTTCATTGATAATGGTGCCTTttctgttgatggcatgttgactGATTTCCCGGTTACGCCTTCAGAGGCCATTG GCTGTTTTACAAATTTAAACAAAAGCAACACAGATCATG GGAAACCTCTAATTATTTCCCACAATGGTGCTAGTGGAGATTACCCAGGCTGCACTGATCTAGCTTATCAGAAAGCAGTTGACGATGGTGCAGATGTCATTGATTGCCCTGTTCAAGTGACCAAAGATGGCATACCAGTATGCATGGGTTCCATTAACTTAATGGATGGTACCAATGTTGCAAAATCATCATTTGCGTCCCAGATAGCAGTAATGAAAAATATTCAGAGTGTGCTTGGAGTCTTTACTTTCAACCTCACTTGGGATGAGATCGTGAAAAATCTACAAC CAAAAATATCTACCCCATTTAGCACCTTCACTTTGGACAGAAATCCGAGGTATATGAATGCAGGAAATTTCATGAGATTATCAGACTTTCTGAATTTCTCTAAAGATAAGGATTTATCTGGAATCATGATTAGCgtagag TATGCTGCTTTCATGGCAGAGGAGCTCGGATTTGACATGGTTGATGCAGTTATCAAAGCGCTCGACGATTCAGGTTACAACAACCAAACTGCCCAGAAAGTTATGATTCAGTCAACCAACAGCTCGGTTCTGGAGAAGTTCAAGGAGCAAACAAAGTACGATCTTGTTTACATGGTCAATGAGGATATCAGTGGTGTCGCATCTTCCTCCCTCGACGACATCAAAACGTTTGCTAATGCCGTATCTGTCGAAACCGGCTCTGTTTTCCCTGAGAACCACCAGTTCACGACACACTCCACAGATATTGTCCAGTCCCTGCAGGCCGCTGGTCTCTCGGTCTACGCCTATACTCTCATGAACGAGTTTGTTTCTCAGCCGTACGACTTCTTCTCAGACCCGACTGCACAGATCAATGCATATGTCCGGGGCATGGGAGTGGATGGGCTGATTACTGATTACCCTGCAACAGCACGGAGATACAAAT CGAACAAGTGCATGAACATGGGGAAGAAAACACCAACCTTCATGTCCCCTGCTCGTCCTGGCGATCTTCTGCAGATCATCAGTAAACCAGCGCAGCCACCAGCATTGGCCCCGATGCCGCTTCTGACGGAATCTGATGTGTCGGAGCCACCCCTACCTGCCGCCAGATTGAACAATGCTAGTACAGCTCCAGCACCTTCCTTCGCGTGCAAGATGCAGAATCCTATCCCAATCCTTGTCACATTGGCAACGCTTTGCGCCTCCGTCCTGCTCTGA